In the Nitrospirota bacterium genome, one interval contains:
- the tkt gene encoding transketolase, whose amino-acid sequence MNRTEKNNLDQLCINTIRTLSMDAVQKANSGHPGTPMAMAPVAYCLWQRVMNFDPANPLWPNCDRFVLSMGHASMLLYSILHLCGVKDVDKEDRLSIELDDIKNFRQLGSRCAGHPEYGLAPGIETTTGPLGQGAAMSVGMALAGRWMANWFNRVGFELFDHNVYSLCSDGDMMEGISSEAASIAGHLKLSNLCWIYDDNKITIEGITYLAFSENAAARFVSYGWNVIRIEDANDISAFEGALTIFRNTNDRPTLIIVNSHIAYGSPNKHDTSAAHGEPLGEEEVRLTKKNYGWPEDSKFLVPDGVREHFRFGIGKRGKEVYDKWTEKLEDYRNKYPELARQIDIMQSRELPEGWDDGLPAFAPDPKGIATRVSSGKVLNAIAKNVPWLMGGSADLGPSTKTLLEFEDAGTLTPDNPGGRNIHFGIREHSMAAILNGMALSNIRPYGATFLIFSDYARPAIRLSAIMELPVIYIFTHDSISLGEDGPTHQPVEHLASLRAMPGLITIRPSDANEVVEAWRVAMKLRDKPAALVLSRQNLPTLDRNKYAPASGLAKGAYILADANNADPDVILIATGSEVSLCIEAYEELKADGIRARVVSMPSWELFERQEKEYRDSVLPPSVTARVAVEQACGFGWERYAGKDGHIIGMHSFGASAPDKDLRRWFGFTAANVISAVKAVIEKRG is encoded by the coding sequence ATGAACCGCACTGAAAAAAACAACCTTGACCAACTCTGCATCAATACCATCCGCACTTTATCCATGGATGCGGTGCAGAAGGCGAACTCCGGGCATCCGGGAACGCCGATGGCCATGGCGCCGGTTGCGTACTGCTTATGGCAGCGGGTCATGAACTTCGACCCTGCAAATCCCCTCTGGCCGAACTGCGACCGCTTTGTGCTTTCAATGGGGCATGCCTCAATGCTGCTGTACTCTATCCTTCACCTCTGCGGCGTAAAAGATGTTGATAAAGAGGACAGGCTCTCCATAGAGCTTGATGACATTAAAAACTTCCGGCAGCTTGGAAGCAGGTGCGCCGGGCATCCTGAATACGGACTGGCTCCGGGCATTGAGACCACAACCGGCCCGCTGGGGCAGGGCGCGGCGATGAGCGTCGGCATGGCTCTTGCCGGAAGATGGATGGCGAACTGGTTCAACCGCGTGGGCTTTGAGCTCTTCGATCATAATGTCTACTCCCTCTGCAGCGACGGCGACATGATGGAAGGGATATCATCTGAGGCCGCCTCTATTGCAGGGCATCTTAAGCTCTCCAACCTCTGCTGGATATATGACGACAACAAGATAACGATAGAGGGGATCACATATCTCGCTTTCAGTGAAAATGCGGCCGCCCGCTTTGTGAGCTACGGCTGGAACGTTATACGCATAGAAGATGCAAATGACATCAGCGCGTTTGAAGGTGCTTTGACAATATTCAGGAACACAAATGACCGTCCCACCCTGATCATTGTTAACAGCCATATCGCGTATGGTTCGCCCAATAAACATGATACCAGCGCTGCCCACGGCGAGCCGCTCGGGGAAGAAGAGGTAAGGCTGACAAAGAAAAATTACGGCTGGCCTGAAGATTCGAAATTTCTTGTTCCGGACGGGGTGCGCGAGCATTTCCGGTTCGGCATCGGCAAACGCGGTAAAGAAGTTTATGATAAATGGACTGAGAAGTTGGAAGATTACCGAAATAAATATCCCGAACTTGCCAGGCAGATAGATATAATGCAGAGCCGCGAGTTGCCTGAAGGATGGGATGACGGCCTGCCTGCCTTTGCCCCAGATCCAAAAGGAATAGCGACAAGGGTATCTTCCGGCAAGGTTTTAAATGCAATTGCCAAAAATGTCCCCTGGCTAATGGGCGGTTCAGCTGACCTTGGACCTTCTACAAAGACGCTGCTGGAGTTTGAAGATGCGGGAACGCTTACACCTGATAATCCCGGCGGCCGGAACATTCACTTCGGCATTCGCGAGCATTCAATGGCTGCGATACTTAACGGCATGGCCTTGTCGAATATACGCCCTTACGGCGCGACATTTCTCATATTCAGCGATTACGCGCGTCCTGCCATCAGGCTGAGCGCTATTATGGAGCTTCCTGTCATTTACATCTTTACACATGACTCGATAAGCCTTGGTGAAGACGGCCCGACACATCAGCCTGTTGAGCACCTCGCCTCATTGCGCGCAATGCCCGGGCTTATAACGATCCGCCCTTCTGACGCCAATGAGGTGGTTGAGGCATGGAGGGTTGCAATGAAGCTGCGCGATAAACCCGCTGCGCTTGTTCTTTCAAGGCAGAATCTGCCAACCCTTGACCGCAATAAATACGCACCTGCCTCAGGATTGGCAAAAGGGGCGTATATTCTGGCTGACGCGAATAACGCAGATCCTGATGTCATACTCATAGCAACAGGCAGCGAGGTATCGCTCTGTATTGAAGCATATGAAGAACTAAAGGCAGATGGGATCAGGGCGCGTGTGGTGAGCATGCCTTCATGGGAGCTCTTTGAAAGGCAGGAGAAAGAGTATCGTGACAGCGTATTGCCGCCTTCAGTCACGGCTCGTGTCGCTGTTGAGCAGGCTTGCGGCTTTGGATGGGAGAGGTATGCCGGCAAAGACGGGCATATTATCGGCATGCACTCTTTCGGTGCATCCGCGCCTGACAAGGATCTCAGGAGATGGTTCGGATTTACCGCTGCCAATGTGATCTCTGCTGTAAAAGCAGTCATAGAAAAAAGAGGATGA
- a CDS encoding type II toxin-antitoxin system RelE/ParE family toxin produces the protein MSKLIWSESAISDMENMYDYIAKDSPMYARLNAERIFESVERLQYFAESGRHLPEFPYLPHREIISNNYRVIYRYDTESSEVKIVAVVHGSRLLTKEILSG, from the coding sequence ATGTCAAAACTGATATGGTCTGAAAGTGCCATTTCGGATATGGAAAATATGTATGATTATATTGCCAAAGATTCACCGATGTATGCGCGATTAAATGCTGAGAGAATTTTCGAATCTGTTGAACGGTTACAGTATTTTGCTGAATCAGGGCGTCATCTTCCCGAGTTCCCATATCTGCCCCATAGAGAGATAATTTCTAACAATTATCGAGTCATCTATCGATACGATACTGAGAGTAGTGAAGTTAAAATTGTTGCTGTTGTTCATGGCAGCCGTCTTTTGACAAAGGAAATTCTTTCGGGATAA
- the tal gene encoding transaldolase, with the protein MNKLDELAKIGQSIWLDNISRSMIESGRLQQEINKGLRGMTSNPSIFDKSISSSNDYDAAMRDLNAKGLSTFEIYDELTIRDVQDAADLFKPVYERTNGLDGYVSLEINPDLAMQTDETIKEGRRLYKKVNRPNLMLKVPATDAGFEAVSELLGDGINVNVTLIFSMSQYIKTANAYIEGLKRLSKKGGNLKHVHSVASVFVSRIDTAIDKLIDEKSEEKLKALRGKAAVSNSKLIFSKYGEIFSGAGFSELKANGANMQRVLWGSTGSKDASYSDIKYVTELIGNPTVNTLPDNTFNAFLDHGIIEESLSKDVAGAENTIDTLKADGIDINDICLKLLDDGVVAFQKSFESLLKAIETKKK; encoded by the coding sequence GTGAATAAACTTGATGAACTGGCAAAAATCGGACAGAGCATATGGCTTGATAATATCAGCCGTTCGATGATCGAGAGCGGCAGGCTTCAGCAGGAGATAAATAAGGGCCTGAGGGGAATGACCTCCAACCCAAGTATCTTTGACAAGTCAATAAGCTCAAGCAATGATTATGACGCTGCCATGAGGGATCTGAATGCGAAAGGGCTCTCGACTTTTGAGATATATGACGAACTCACAATAAGGGATGTGCAGGACGCGGCAGACCTGTTTAAGCCTGTCTATGAAAGGACGAACGGGCTTGATGGTTATGTCAGCCTTGAGATAAACCCTGACCTTGCTATGCAGACAGATGAAACAATTAAAGAGGGCAGAAGGCTTTATAAAAAAGTTAACCGGCCTAACCTGATGCTGAAGGTTCCCGCTACTGACGCGGGGTTCGAAGCTGTTTCAGAACTTTTAGGCGACGGCATCAATGTCAATGTCACGCTTATATTTTCTATGAGCCAGTATATAAAGACCGCGAACGCGTATATAGAAGGCCTGAAACGTTTATCAAAAAAAGGCGGAAACCTGAAACATGTCCATTCTGTCGCAAGCGTATTTGTGAGCAGGATAGATACCGCTATTGATAAGCTCATAGATGAAAAATCTGAAGAAAAACTGAAAGCATTAAGAGGCAAAGCAGCGGTCTCAAATTCAAAGCTGATCTTCAGTAAATACGGAGAGATATTCTCAGGAGCCGGCTTCAGCGAGCTCAAGGCAAATGGCGCAAATATGCAGAGGGTCTTATGGGGTTCGACAGGCTCAAAGGACGCTTCATACAGCGATATAAAATATGTGACAGAACTTATCGGAAATCCTACAGTCAATACCCTGCCTGACAATACATTCAATGCGTTTCTGGATCACGGCATAATAGAGGAATCCCTGAGCAAGGATGTTGCCGGCGCCGAAAACACGATTGATACACTCAAAGCGGATGGCATTGATATAAATGATATATGCCTTAAACTTCTTGATGACGGGGTTGTCGCGTTTCAGAAATCTTTTGAATCACTCCTGAAAGCGATCGAGACAAAGAAGAAGTAG
- the gnd gene encoding decarboxylating 6-phosphogluconate dehydrogenase, whose product MQIGFIGLGRMGINMVQRLLDGGHEAIVYNRTPEKVKQAEALGAIASDSIESLVNKLQSPRIVWLMVPAGAATDEIIKETTSFLKEGDILIDGGNSFYKDSVKRAEMFKEQGIYFLDIGTSGGIWGLKRGYCMMIGGKREVFERVEPILKTLAPKDGYAHVGPNGAGHFVKMIHNGIEYAMLQSYAEGFEILKAKKDFDLDLKQISELWNHGSVIESWLLELAGYAFDKDPKLDSIKGYVEDSGEGRWTVAEAIEQDVPAPLITLSLLERFRSRQDDSFSAKVIAALRNEFGGHAVKKNT is encoded by the coding sequence ATGCAGATAGGTTTTATAGGCCTCGGCAGGATGGGTATAAATATGGTTCAGCGCCTGCTTGACGGCGGGCACGAGGCCATTGTTTATAACCGCACTCCTGAAAAGGTAAAGCAGGCTGAAGCATTGGGCGCGATTGCGTCTGATTCCATTGAGAGCCTTGTCAATAAACTCCAATCCCCGCGCATCGTCTGGCTCATGGTTCCCGCAGGCGCAGCCACAGACGAGATCATAAAAGAGACTACCTCATTCCTAAAAGAAGGCGACATACTCATTGACGGCGGAAACTCTTTTTACAAAGACTCTGTTAAAAGAGCTGAGATGTTCAAGGAGCAGGGAATCTATTTTCTGGATATCGGCACAAGCGGCGGCATATGGGGGCTGAAGCGCGGCTACTGCATGATGATCGGCGGAAAGAGAGAGGTGTTTGAGAGAGTCGAGCCGATTCTTAAGACGCTTGCGCCGAAAGACGGTTATGCCCATGTCGGCCCTAATGGCGCCGGGCATTTCGTAAAGATGATACATAACGGAATTGAATACGCGATGCTTCAGAGTTATGCCGAGGGTTTTGAGATATTAAAGGCGAAAAAGGACTTTGATCTCGACCTTAAGCAGATATCCGAACTATGGAATCACGGGAGCGTTATAGAGTCCTGGCTTCTGGAACTTGCGGGATATGCTTTTGATAAAGACCCGAAGCTCGATTCGATAAAAGGTTATGTCGAAGATTCAGGAGAGGGGCGATGGACAGTTGCCGAGGCGATCGAACAGGACGTACCCGCTCCGCTTATAACCTTGTCATTGCTGGAACGCTTCCGCTCAAGGCAGGATGACTCTTTCAGCGCAAAGGTCATCGCCGCGCTGCGTAATGAGTTTGGCGGGCATGCTGTTAAGAAGAATACTTAA
- a CDS encoding DEAD/DEAH box helicase has protein sequence MQFRIADTFTDSLAKLTGDEQKAVKTTAFDLQLNPANPGMQFHKLDKAKDKNFWSVRVSSDLRIIVHKTSESLLLCYVNHHDPAYRWAEKRKLEIHPKTGAAQLVEIRETVQEIIIPKYVEAVQPAPPSLPLFAHLSQDILLGYGVPEEWIDDVQKADEDSLLTLAEHLPGEAAEALLDLATGVTPQIQQPVTAGISPFDHPDAQRRFRVMNNVEELERALDYPWEKWTIFLHPAQQQLVERDYSGPCRVSGSAGTGKTIVALHRAVFLTRSNPDARVLLTTFSDTLASALRTKLRRLIGNEPRLGDRLEVHAMNAIGRRLYELNFGRPQIVSKSVMDKLLAEAADAVTGHKFSLHFLRTEWEQVVDAWQLDTWEAYRDVTRLGRKTRLPEQKRQQLWSIFDQVRSQLISRNLVTYFGMFSKLATRLADSKHPPFDFTVVDEAQDINVSQLRFLAALGAGRQNSLFFAGDLGQRIFQQPFSWKTLGVDIRGRSRNLRINYRTSHQIRMRADKLLGPELSDVDGNTEERRGTVSVFNGTEPAIMVLDTADKEIETVGQWLANRIDEGLKPHEIGLFVRSEAELDRARAAVEQAGLSFKVLDENVETTIGCVSISTMHLAKGLEFRAVVVMACDDEIIPLQSRIETVTDDADLQEVYDTERHLLYVACTRARDHLLITSGGEPSEFLDDLRM, from the coding sequence ATGCAATTCCGCATAGCCGATACATTTACCGACAGCCTCGCAAAACTAACCGGTGACGAGCAGAAGGCAGTAAAAACCACTGCCTTTGACCTGCAACTGAACCCGGCTAATCCGGGCATGCAGTTCCACAAGCTCGACAAGGCAAAGGACAAAAACTTCTGGTCGGTGCGTGTTAGCAGTGATCTCAGGATAATTGTCCATAAGACCAGCGAAAGTCTTCTACTTTGCTATGTGAATCACCATGACCCTGCTTACCGTTGGGCTGAAAAGCGCAAACTGGAAATACACCCCAAGACCGGAGCGGCACAATTAGTGGAAATTCGGGAGACTGTGCAGGAGATCATCATTCCCAAATACGTGGAGGCGGTACAACCGGCCCCTCCCAGTCTGCCTTTGTTTGCTCATCTCTCTCAAGATATATTGCTCGGTTATGGCGTGCCTGAAGAATGGATTGATGATGTGCAAAAGGCTGATGAAGATTCTCTGTTGACTCTGGCAGAACATCTGCCCGGCGAGGCGGCTGAGGCGCTGCTTGATCTGGCAACTGGTGTAACACCGCAAATTCAGCAACCTGTAACAGCGGGGATCAGTCCCTTTGATCATCCTGACGCACAGCGCAGGTTCAGGGTGATGAATAATGTTGAAGAACTGGAACGCGCCCTCGACTATCCCTGGGAGAAGTGGACAATATTTCTCCATCCGGCACAACAGCAGCTTGTTGAACGTGATTACAGTGGCCCCTGTCGGGTCTCGGGATCGGCAGGCACCGGCAAAACAATTGTCGCTTTGCACCGGGCAGTCTTTCTTACACGATCCAACCCTGATGCACGGGTACTGCTTACTACATTTTCCGATACGTTGGCGAGTGCATTGAGAACAAAACTGAGACGATTGATTGGCAATGAACCCCGTCTTGGCGACCGGCTGGAGGTGCATGCCATGAATGCAATCGGCCGTCGGCTCTATGAATTGAATTTCGGTCGGCCACAGATAGTATCAAAGTCTGTTATGGACAAGCTGCTTGCTGAGGCTGCTGACGCTGTCACCGGGCACAAGTTCAGCCTTCACTTCTTGCGGACTGAGTGGGAGCAGGTGGTAGATGCGTGGCAGTTGGATACATGGGAAGCGTATCGTGACGTAACGCGTCTGGGACGAAAGACCAGATTGCCGGAACAGAAGCGCCAACAGCTCTGGTCAATCTTCGATCAAGTTAGGTCTCAACTCATAAGCCGCAATCTTGTTACGTATTTCGGCATGTTCAGCAAACTGGCGACACGTCTTGCTGACAGTAAACATCCACCATTCGACTTCACCGTTGTGGACGAGGCGCAGGACATTAATGTGTCCCAATTGCGATTTCTCGCTGCGCTGGGCGCAGGACGGCAAAACAGCCTATTCTTTGCCGGTGACCTTGGACAAAGGATCTTCCAGCAGCCTTTCTCATGGAAGACGCTTGGTGTTGATATTCGAGGCCGCTCCAGGAACCTGCGCATCAATTACAGGACTTCTCATCAGATCAGAATGCGGGCTGATAAATTATTGGGGCCGGAATTGTCTGATGTTGACGGCAATACCGAAGAGCGGCGTGGCACTGTATCAGTATTTAACGGCACTGAGCCGGCCATAATGGTATTGGACACTGCGGACAAGGAAATTGAAACAGTCGGGCAATGGCTTGCAAATCGAATCGACGAGGGACTCAAGCCCCATGAAATCGGTTTGTTTGTACGATCAGAGGCAGAACTTGACCGCGCCCGTGCTGCTGTTGAACAGGCGGGGCTTTCCTTTAAAGTGCTTGATGAGAATGTTGAAACAACAATTGGTTGCGTGTCTATCAGCACCATGCACCTCGCAAAGGGGTTGGAGTTTCGCGCCGTTGTTGTTATGGCATGCGATGACGAGATTATCCCACTTCAGTCCCGCATTGAAACGGTAACTGACGACGCTGATCTTCAGGAAGTCTACGACACCGAAAGGCACCTTTTGTATGTCGCTTGCACTCGCGCACGGGACCATCTGCTGATTACAAGCGGCGGCGAACCATCAGAGTTTCTGGATGATCTAAGGATGTGA
- a CDS encoding site-specific DNA-methyltransferase — translation MAKKKTNKLTVETLKHEEASRKNIPSAEHQSIMYDAEKNPIRVAYERRNRDLDPQLVWRGKDEQDWSDLVVHAPPLYIQEKVQPKVLIDDLIKRSKSDAKSAEPQIDLFADFNGLPSESAKTEFYQHDAHWANRMILGDSLQVMASLAEREGLRGKVQMIYFDPPYGIKFNSNFQWSTTSRDVKDGNVDHITREPEQVKAFRDTWRDGIHSYLTYLRDRLTVARDLLTDSGSIFVQIGDENVHRVRAVMDEVFGEENFVSQISIQKTGGFSQSKIGNILDHVLWYARSVSSLKYRPINMLIPEPPIDDPNYVLLEFPDGSFRRMTPGERTRQHPLPENVRVFRYGPLQSDGASKTDQKVVFEGDAFFPSANSHWKSNVEGMHRVGRSGKLLNVGKTIYHRLYWDSFSAKTLDNIWLDTQSGGFNDPKVYVVQTTTKVVQRCLLMATDPGDLVLDPTCGSGTTSYVAEQWGRRWITIDTSRVSLALARARIMGARYPYYLLADSPYGQRKEAEFTRSMPSSQPTRGDIRHGFVYERVPHITLKSIANNTEIDVIWEKYQETLEPLRDQLNKALNKKWEEWEIPRDADDKWPDKTKKLHAQWWEQRIARQKEIDASIAAKAEFEYLYDKPYDDKKKVRVAGPFTVESLSPHRVLTVGADDELIDIVSEAKDGYGGEHDFVQMILENLKTAGVQQAHKEDKITFTSLTPWPGDLVCAEGRYEEKGEERSKKSEGEKRAAIFIGPEFGTVSRPDLVAAAREAGDAGFDVLITCAFNYDAHSSEFNKLGRIPVLKARMNADLHMADDLKNTGKGNLFVIFGEPDIDILDAEDGQIKVKVNGVDVFHPNTGEVRSDGAEGIACWFIDSDYNEESFFVRHAYFLGANDPYKALKTTLKAEINEDTWATLNKDISRPFDKPKTGRIAVKVINHLGDEVMKVFRVE, via the coding sequence ATGGCAAAAAAGAAAACAAACAAACTGACTGTCGAAACTCTCAAGCACGAAGAGGCGAGCCGTAAGAACATCCCATCAGCAGAACATCAGTCGATCATGTACGATGCGGAGAAAAATCCTATCCGTGTGGCTTATGAGCGGCGTAACCGCGACCTTGACCCACAGTTAGTCTGGCGCGGCAAGGATGAGCAGGACTGGTCTGATCTGGTGGTCCATGCTCCTCCGCTTTATATTCAGGAGAAGGTACAGCCGAAGGTACTGATAGATGATCTGATAAAGCGCAGTAAGTCGGACGCAAAGTCCGCCGAGCCTCAGATTGATCTCTTCGCTGACTTCAACGGTCTCCCAAGTGAGAGCGCAAAGACAGAGTTTTATCAGCACGATGCGCACTGGGCCAATCGGATGATACTTGGCGATAGCCTACAGGTCATGGCGTCACTGGCTGAGCGTGAAGGACTGCGCGGCAAGGTGCAGATGATTTATTTTGATCCGCCTTATGGGATTAAGTTTAATTCCAATTTTCAGTGGTCAACCACCAGCCGGGATGTGAAGGACGGGAACGTTGATCATATAACCCGTGAACCGGAGCAGGTAAAGGCTTTTCGTGATACGTGGCGGGATGGGATTCATTCGTATCTGACTTATTTGCGTGATAGGTTGACCGTGGCGCGGGATTTGTTGACTGACTCGGGGTCGATCTTTGTGCAGATTGGGGATGAGAATGTTCATCGGGTGAGGGCGGTGATGGATGAGGTGTTTGGGGAGGAGAATTTTGTGTCACAGATTTCAATTCAGAAGACGGGCGGATTTTCTCAATCTAAGATCGGCAATATCCTGGACCATGTGCTATGGTATGCGCGCTCTGTGTCGTCACTGAAGTATCGACCTATCAACATGCTTATTCCGGAACCGCCAATCGATGATCCAAACTACGTTCTATTGGAATTTCCTGACGGCAGCTTTCGGAGAATGACTCCCGGCGAGCGGACGAGACAACATCCGTTGCCTGAAAATGTGCGAGTGTTTCGATACGGACCGCTTCAGTCAGACGGCGCAAGTAAAACAGATCAGAAAGTTGTATTTGAAGGGGACGCGTTCTTTCCCAGTGCAAACTCACATTGGAAGAGTAATGTCGAAGGGATGCACCGTGTCGGACGGTCCGGAAAACTTCTGAATGTTGGCAAGACGATATATCACCGGCTTTACTGGGATTCATTTTCAGCCAAGACCCTCGACAACATTTGGCTGGACACGCAGTCCGGCGGGTTCAATGATCCGAAAGTGTACGTTGTCCAAACAACCACTAAAGTCGTTCAACGTTGCCTTCTCATGGCCACCGACCCCGGCGATCTCGTGCTCGACCCTACCTGTGGCTCTGGAACCACCAGCTATGTTGCCGAACAATGGGGCCGACGCTGGATAACCATTGATACATCTCGCGTTTCTCTTGCGCTTGCCCGTGCCCGTATCATGGGCGCTCGCTATCCCTATTATTTGCTTGCCGACTCACCTTATGGTCAGCGCAAGGAAGCTGAATTCACTCGCTCAATGCCATCAAGCCAACCAACGCGTGGTGATATCCGGCATGGCTTCGTTTATGAGCGTGTGCCGCATATCACTCTGAAGTCTATAGCCAACAATACAGAAATTGATGTCATATGGGAGAAATATCAGGAAACTTTGGAGCCGCTGCGTGATCAACTCAACAAGGCTCTGAACAAGAAATGGGAAGAATGGGAAATTCCCCGCGATGCTGATGACAAGTGGCCGGACAAGACAAAGAAGCTACACGCCCAGTGGTGGGAACAGCGGATTGCCCGACAGAAGGAGATAGATGCATCTATCGCTGCCAAGGCAGAGTTCGAGTATCTTTACGATAAACCATATGACGATAAGAAGAAGGTTCGAGTTGCCGGGCCATTCACAGTTGAAAGTCTTTCCCCTCATCGCGTGCTGACTGTAGGTGCTGATGATGAGTTGATTGATATCGTATCAGAAGCAAAGGACGGCTACGGCGGAGAACATGACTTCGTGCAGATGATCCTGGAAAATCTTAAGACCGCCGGAGTACAGCAAGCACATAAGGAAGACAAGATCACCTTTACATCATTGACACCTTGGCCTGGCGATCTGGTCTGCGCTGAAGGACGATACGAAGAAAAGGGTGAAGAGAGAAGTAAGAAGAGTGAAGGGGAAAAGCGAGCAGCTATTTTCATCGGCCCCGAATTCGGCACAGTCTCACGTCCTGATCTGGTCGCCGCCGCTCGTGAGGCTGGTGATGCTGGATTCGATGTGCTCATTACCTGCGCCTTTAACTACGATGCTCACTCTTCGGAATTCAACAAGCTTGGCCGCATTCCGGTGCTGAAGGCGCGTATGAACGCAGACTTGCATATGGCAGATGATCTTAAAAACACCGGCAAGGGGAACCTGTTCGTCATCTTCGGTGAGCCTGACATAGATATTCTTGATGCCGAAGACGGACAGATTAAGGTCAAGGTAAACGGCGTTGATGTCTTCCATCCAAATACAGGCGAAGTCCGCAGCGACGGCGCTGAGGGAATAGCCTGCTGGTTTATTGATTCCGATTACAACGAAGAAAGCTTCTTCGTAAGACACGCCTACTTCCTGGGTGCAAACGATCCTTATAAAGCTCTCAAGACAACACTCAAAGCCGAGATTAATGAAGATACATGGGCGACATTGAACAAAGATATATCTCGTCCATTTGATAAACCCAAGACCGGGCGGATTGCGGTGAAGGTGATTAATCATCTTGGGGATGAGGTGATGAAGGTTTTTAGGGTGGAATAA
- a CDS encoding DUF4062 domain-containing protein, producing MKIRVFISSVQKELADERRAVADFIRNDPLLRRFFTVFLFEELPASDRQADSVYLSEVERATVYVGLFGNEYGKEDKKGLSPTEREFDQATTHGKVRLIFVKGADDTMRHPKMKALIAKAGDQLIRRRFTAVPELIADLYASLVDYLEQSGRLRTRPFDAAACAGAALTDISRTKLADFLARAKAERGYPIGPKTSIIKALTHLNLLDSDRPSHAAILLFGKQPQRFLLSSEVKCMHFHGTEIRKPIPSYHIYKGTVFELVNQALDFVMSKINRTVGTRALGPQAPVEYELPREAVAEAIVNAVAHRDYTSNASVQVMLFADRLEVWNPGELHPPLTLESLSQPHPSIPANPLIAESLYLTKYIEKAGSGTLDMIALCKEAGLQEPRFSQNGGQFIQVLERVSARSQPESQPESGVESGVESGIESGIESGIESGIESRVIAALQVTPSLGMKDLSMAIGWSKPNRYLHQAIRLLMEKALIERTIPDKPNSRLQKYRLTAKGRKLLESKK from the coding sequence ATGAAAATTAGAGTATTCATCAGCAGTGTGCAGAAGGAGTTAGCCGATGAACGCCGCGCCGTAGCGGATTTCATTCGTAACGACCCGCTGTTGCGCCGTTTCTTCACCGTATTTCTTTTTGAGGAGCTGCCTGCAAGTGATCGCCAGGCAGATTCAGTCTATCTCTCCGAGGTAGAGCGTGCCACCGTTTATGTAGGTCTGTTCGGAAATGAATATGGAAAGGAAGATAAAAAGGGACTTTCCCCTACAGAGCGCGAGTTCGATCAAGCAACCACCCATGGTAAGGTGCGGCTTATTTTCGTTAAGGGCGCGGATGATACCATGCGGCATCCAAAGATGAAAGCGCTGATTGCAAAGGCGGGAGACCAATTGATCCGCCGCCGCTTCACTGCAGTGCCGGAACTCATCGCTGACCTTTATGCCAGCCTTGTTGATTATCTGGAGCAAAGCGGGAGGCTGCGCACACGCCCATTTGATGCAGCAGCTTGTGCAGGCGCTGCGTTGACAGATATATCCCGCACAAAGCTTGCCGACTTTCTCGCCCGGGCCAAAGCCGAGCGTGGTTATCCGATTGGTCCCAAAACTTCGATCATTAAGGCGTTAACTCATTTGAATCTCCTCGACAGCGACCGTCCCAGCCATGCTGCCATCCTTCTGTTTGGCAAACAGCCGCAGCGCTTCTTGTTGTCTTCTGAGGTCAAGTGTATGCACTTTCACGGGACGGAAATCCGCAAACCAATTCCGTCATACCATATTTACAAGGGGACAGTATTTGAGCTTGTAAATCAGGCGCTGGACTTTGTGATGTCCAAGATTAACCGGACTGTCGGCACTCGCGCACTCGGCCCCCAGGCGCCGGTGGAATACGAGCTGCCGCGCGAGGCTGTAGCCGAGGCCATTGTTAACGCAGTAGCACACCGCGATTATACCTCTAATGCCAGTGTGCAGGTGATGCTTTTCGCCGACCGTCTGGAAGTCTGGAACCCCGGCGAGCTTCATCCTCCTTTGACGCTGGAAAGCCTCTCACAGCCTCACCCGTCCATACCTGCAAACCCACTCATTGCCGAGTCGCTTTATTTGACAAAGTACATCGAAAAGGCAGGCTCCGGCACACTGGATATGATCGCGCTATGCAAAGAGGCGGGACTACAGGAACCACGATTTAGCCAGAACGGCGGGCAGTTTATCCAGGTACTGGAACGAGTCAGCGCAAGGTCACAGCCAGAGTCACAGCCAGAGTCAGGGGTAGAGTCAGGGGTAGAGTCAGGGATAGAGTCAGGGATAGAGTCAGGGATAGAGTCAGGGATAGAGTCACGAGTCATTGCTGCTTTGCAGGTAACTCCCTCTCTTGGGATGAAGGATTTATCTATGGCAATCGGTTGGAGCAAGCCAAACCGTTATCTTCATCAGGCTATTCGATTGCTCATGGAGAAGGCCCTTATCGAAAGGACCATCCCCGACAAGCCCAACAGCCGCCTCCAGAAATATCGCTTGACAGCCAAAGGCAGAAAACTATTGGAGAGTAAAAAATAA